One Hyphomicrobium album genomic window carries:
- the ilvD gene encoding dihydroxy-acid dehydratase, with protein MDAKTFDKSKLPSRHVTEGPTRAPHRSYYYAMGLEEEHIHRPFVGVVSCWNEAAPCNIALMRQAQAAKIGVDEGGGTPREFCTITVTDGIAMGHQGMKASLVSREVIADSIELTMRGHCYDALVGIAGCDKSLPGIMMAMLRLNVPSVFMYGGSILPGRFKGRDVTIVDVFEGVGMHSSGKMSDEELHELECVACPSAGACGGQFTANTMACVSEAIGLALPGSAGAPAPFESRDSYATESGRAVMHLLARGIRPRDICTREAFENAAVIVAATGGSTNAALHLPAMAHEAGIDFDLFDVAEIFKKTPYIADLKPGGKYVAKDVFDIGGVPQILKALMDGGLLHGDCITATGLTMKQNLEKVKFNADQDVVYPVSNPITPTGGVVGLKGTLAPDGAIVKVAGLKKLQFSGPARIFDCEEDAFAAVDAGQYNEGDVIVIRYEGPIGGPGMREMLSTTAALYGQGAGEKVALITDGRFSGGTRGFCIGHVGPEAAVGGPIGLIKDGDIISIDAVKGTLDVELREAELAERKKNWKAPANPYQSGAIRKYAQLVGPASKGAVTHAGGKAEVVCYADI; from the coding sequence ATGGACGCGAAAACGTTCGACAAATCAAAGCTTCCGAGCCGTCACGTGACGGAAGGGCCGACGCGCGCGCCGCATCGCTCCTACTACTATGCCATGGGCCTCGAAGAGGAGCACATACATCGCCCGTTCGTCGGCGTGGTGTCGTGCTGGAACGAGGCGGCTCCCTGCAACATCGCGCTGATGCGCCAGGCTCAGGCCGCCAAGATTGGCGTCGACGAGGGCGGCGGCACGCCGCGTGAATTCTGCACCATCACCGTGACCGACGGCATCGCCATGGGTCACCAGGGCATGAAGGCCTCGCTGGTCTCGCGCGAGGTGATCGCCGATTCGATCGAGCTCACGATGCGCGGTCACTGCTACGACGCGCTCGTCGGCATCGCCGGCTGCGATAAGTCGCTGCCCGGCATCATGATGGCGATGCTGCGTTTGAACGTGCCGTCGGTGTTCATGTACGGCGGCTCGATCCTGCCCGGCAGGTTCAAGGGTCGTGACGTCACGATCGTCGATGTATTCGAGGGCGTTGGCATGCACTCGTCGGGCAAGATGTCCGACGAGGAGCTGCACGAGCTCGAGTGCGTCGCGTGTCCGTCGGCCGGCGCCTGTGGCGGCCAGTTCACCGCCAACACCATGGCCTGCGTGTCGGAAGCGATCGGCCTGGCGCTGCCCGGCTCGGCCGGCGCACCGGCGCCGTTCGAGAGCCGCGATTCCTATGCGACCGAGAGCGGCCGGGCCGTGATGCACCTTCTGGCGCGCGGCATCCGTCCGCGTGACATCTGCACGCGCGAAGCGTTCGAGAACGCGGCCGTCATCGTCGCGGCCACCGGCGGCTCGACCAACGCGGCGCTGCATCTTCCCGCCATGGCGCACGAGGCGGGCATCGACTTCGACCTGTTCGACGTCGCCGAGATATTCAAGAAGACGCCGTACATTGCCGACCTGAAGCCGGGCGGCAAGTACGTCGCCAAGGACGTGTTCGACATCGGCGGCGTGCCGCAGATCTTGAAGGCGCTCATGGATGGCGGCCTGCTGCACGGTGATTGCATCACCGCGACGGGCCTCACGATGAAGCAGAACCTCGAGAAGGTGAAGTTCAACGCCGACCAGGACGTCGTGTATCCGGTGTCCAACCCGATCACGCCGACCGGCGGTGTCGTCGGCCTCAAGGGCACGCTTGCACCGGACGGCGCCATCGTGAAGGTCGCCGGCCTGAAGAAGCTGCAGTTCAGTGGTCCCGCACGGATCTTCGACTGCGAGGAAGACGCGTTCGCGGCGGTCGATGCCGGCCAATACAACGAAGGCGACGTGATCGTCATTCGCTATGAGGGCCCCATCGGCGGTCCCGGCATGCGCGAGATGCTGTCGACGACGGCGGCGCTCTACGGCCAGGGTGCCGGCGAGAAGGTGGCGCTGATCACCGATGGCCGCTTCTCCGGCGGCACGCGCGGTTTCTGCATCGGTCACGTCGGCCCGGAGGCGGCGGTCGGCGGCCCCATCGGCCTCATCAAGGACGGCGACATCATTTCGATCGACGCGGTGAAGGGCACGCTCGACGTGGAGTTGAGGGAAGCCGAACTCGCCGAGCGCAAGAAGAATTGGAAGGCCCCTGCTAACCCGTATCAGAGCGGCGCAATTCGCAAGTATGCGCAACTCGTCGGGCCGGCGTCAAAGGGCGCGGTTACTCATGCTGGTGGCAAAGCGGAAGTGGTCTGCTATGCGGATATTTGA
- a CDS encoding tetratricopeptide repeat protein: MRVLVAGLMLSLGVIGAAAAAGKYRSAQDALDQGIGAFNGGYYEIAIPALEYAADAHLFLAPYYLARIYSDNNGSRTDHAKAYQLYLKIAEEHTDVDPDDDQRAPYVAKAMTRIAGYLVNGLPEVNLKPNPKIAMEYLREAAQFFRDEDAQFELAKLYLHGDGVQSDEAYAKHWLSVLSQKGHPGAQAFLADLLWRGKYMKADPVRALALISVAVTNSPPYERVWIEDIYQNIYCGAAQGVRKQATGIVADWRTRYGRKPDTRDDTGLGLLNVQATRTCGNGEPVLFDMSANADMPGTPTAPLATALPKQADGSDSFAKGTAGSGMRDVGASTSAPAPAR; this comes from the coding sequence GTGCGCGTACTCGTGGCCGGGCTCATGCTGAGCCTCGGCGTCATCGGCGCTGCAGCGGCGGCCGGCAAGTACCGATCGGCGCAGGACGCGCTCGATCAGGGCATCGGCGCCTTCAACGGCGGCTACTACGAGATCGCCATCCCGGCGCTCGAGTACGCGGCCGACGCGCACCTGTTCCTCGCGCCCTACTACCTGGCGCGCATCTACTCCGACAACAACGGCTCGCGCACCGACCACGCCAAGGCGTACCAGCTCTACTTGAAGATTGCCGAGGAGCATACCGACGTCGACCCCGACGACGACCAGCGTGCGCCCTACGTCGCCAAGGCGATGACGCGCATCGCCGGCTATCTCGTCAACGGGCTGCCGGAGGTGAACCTCAAGCCCAATCCGAAGATCGCCATGGAATACCTGCGCGAAGCCGCGCAGTTCTTCCGCGACGAGGACGCGCAGTTCGAGCTCGCCAAGCTCTATCTGCACGGCGACGGCGTCCAGAGCGACGAGGCATATGCCAAGCACTGGCTGTCGGTCCTGAGCCAGAAGGGCCATCCCGGAGCGCAGGCGTTCCTCGCCGATCTCCTGTGGCGTGGCAAGTACATGAAGGCCGACCCCGTCCGCGCGCTGGCGCTGATTTCGGTCGCCGTCACCAACTCGCCGCCGTACGAGCGGGTGTGGATCGAGGACATCTACCAGAACATCTACTGCGGAGCCGCGCAGGGCGTCCGCAAGCAGGCGACGGGCATCGTCGCCGACTGGCGCACCCGCTACGGCCGCAAGCCCGACACGCGTGACGACACCGGCCTCGGGCTCCTCAACGTGCAGGCGACGCGCACCTGCGGCAATGGCGAGCCGGTGCTGTTCGACATGAGCGCCAATGCCGACATGCCGGGCACGCCCACGGCGCCGCTGGCGACCGCACTTCCGAAGCAGGCCGATGGCAGCGACAGCTTCGCCAAAGGAACCGCGGGAAGCGGCATGCGCGATGTCGGTGCAAGCACGAGCGCTCCCGCACCGGCGCGCTGA
- a CDS encoding tetratricopeptide repeat protein codes for MSSGRLPREQMYIGHFNRGTGYRRAGDTAKAINDFTRVLELKPDFVRAYEARGMVHADSGNPEKAMADLDEAVKRGGDQWQFHYSRAVVRRADGDRDGALRDLEAAMDLDREAAFPPLMRALILADQGSFESARSEINRVLSRGSETAAAHYARASVAFAEGRVEAAEKDVDRALDLRGDFAAAHMLKGRILEERGVASAARQRFEKALADPTDSFDGRAARRLAKARLAIGDRGDSGKPENSARKKSVAKADVAEVKLEKPRPLDCKVFLPATGSVVTAKCSE; via the coding sequence ATGAGCAGCGGACGCCTGCCGCGCGAACAAATGTACATCGGGCACTTCAACCGCGGCACCGGCTATCGTCGCGCCGGCGACACCGCCAAAGCAATCAACGACTTCACCAGGGTTCTGGAGTTGAAGCCGGATTTCGTGCGCGCCTACGAGGCACGCGGCATGGTCCACGCCGACAGCGGCAACCCCGAGAAGGCGATGGCCGACCTCGACGAGGCCGTGAAGCGCGGCGGCGACCAATGGCAATTTCATTATAGCCGCGCGGTGGTGCGGCGCGCGGACGGCGATCGAGACGGCGCGCTGCGCGACCTCGAGGCGGCGATGGACCTCGACCGCGAGGCGGCTTTTCCGCCGCTGATGCGCGCGCTGATCCTCGCAGACCAGGGATCGTTCGAAAGTGCCCGCAGCGAAATCAATCGTGTGCTGTCGCGTGGGAGTGAAACCGCGGCGGCGCATTATGCGCGCGCTTCGGTCGCCTTCGCTGAGGGCCGCGTCGAGGCGGCGGAAAAGGACGTCGACCGCGCGTTGGATCTACGCGGCGACTTTGCCGCCGCGCACATGCTGAAGGGCCGCATCCTAGAAGAGCGGGGCGTGGCGAGCGCGGCGCGCCAGCGCTTTGAAAAGGCGCTTGCCGATCCGACGGATTCCTTCGACGGGCGTGCAGCGCGACGATTGGCGAAGGCACGACTCGCGATCGGCGATAGGGGCGATAGCGGCAAGCCGGAAAATTCGGCGCGCAAGAAGTCTGTGGCCAAGGCAGACGTCGCCGAGGTCAAGCTGGAGAAGCCGCGGCCGCTCGACTGCAAGGTGTTCCTGCCGGCTACGGGCAGCGTCGTTACGGCGAAGTGCAGCGAGTAA
- the xth gene encoding exodeoxyribonuclease III, with product MKVTTWNINGVKARLESAVAYLKQASPDVICLQEIKSVTEGFPREAFEELGYHCAIHGQKGFNGVAILSKLPLEELRTGLPGNDADDQSRFIEAIISVPSGVLKVASIYAPNGNPITTEKFPYKLAWLARLRAHFKRLLAEEIPFVMAGDYNVIPEPVDAKRPAAWTSDALFQPETRAAYRTILSDGLTDAIRLCHPGPGVYTFWDYQAGAFQKDDGIRIDHLLLSPQAADRLVCAGVDRFTRAWEKPSDHVPAWVELDL from the coding sequence ATGAAGGTCACCACCTGGAACATCAACGGCGTCAAGGCGCGCCTGGAATCGGCCGTCGCCTATCTCAAGCAGGCGTCGCCCGACGTTATCTGCCTGCAGGAGATCAAGAGCGTCACCGAGGGCTTTCCGCGCGAAGCCTTCGAGGAGCTGGGCTACCACTGCGCCATCCACGGCCAGAAAGGCTTCAACGGGGTCGCCATCCTGTCGAAGCTGCCGCTGGAGGAACTGCGCACCGGCCTTCCCGGCAACGACGCCGACGACCAGTCGCGCTTCATCGAGGCGATCATCTCGGTGCCGTCCGGCGTGCTGAAGGTCGCCTCCATCTACGCGCCCAACGGCAATCCGATTACCACCGAGAAATTCCCCTACAAGCTTGCGTGGCTTGCCCGCCTGCGCGCTCACTTCAAGCGCCTGCTGGCCGAAGAGATCCCCTTCGTCATGGCCGGCGATTACAACGTCATCCCCGAGCCCGTCGACGCCAAGCGTCCCGCCGCGTGGACTTCCGACGCGCTCTTCCAGCCGGAGACGCGCGCCGCCTACCGTACCATCCTGAGCGACGGTCTGACGGACGCGATCCGCCTGTGCCATCCCGGCCCCGGCGTCTACACGTTCTGGGACTACCAGGCCGGCGCTTTCCAGAAGGACGACGGCATCCGCATCGATCACCTGCTGCTCTCGCCGCAGGCGGCCGACCGGCTCGTCTGCGCCGGCGTCGACCGCTTCACGCGCGCCTGGGAAAAGCCGTCGGATCACGTTCCTGCGTGGGTCGAGCTCGATCTTTGA
- the erpA gene encoding iron-sulfur cluster insertion protein ErpA, protein MSDPVTVTERAAKRITEIVAGEAAARALRISVEGGGCSGFQYKFDLVPAAADDDVVLERSGAKVVIDQVSMGYLAGSEIDFVDDLIGASFRVNNPKATASCGCGTSFSI, encoded by the coding sequence ATGAGCGACCCCGTTACCGTCACCGAGCGCGCCGCCAAGCGCATTACCGAGATCGTCGCCGGCGAGGCCGCGGCGCGGGCCCTGCGCATCAGCGTCGAGGGCGGCGGCTGCTCGGGCTTCCAGTACAAATTCGACCTCGTACCGGCCGCGGCCGACGACGACGTCGTGCTCGAGCGCTCCGGCGCCAAGGTCGTCATCGACCAGGTGTCTATGGGCTATCTCGCGGGCTCGGAGATCGATTTCGTTGACGACCTGATCGGCGCCTCGTTCCGGGTGAATAACCCCAAGGCCACGGCCTCGTGCGGCTGCGGCACCAGCTTCTCGATCTAG